In Drosophila teissieri strain GT53w chromosome 2R, Prin_Dtei_1.1, whole genome shotgun sequence, the following proteins share a genomic window:
- the LOC122614295 gene encoding uncharacterized protein LOC122614295 isoform X1, whose product MFRSLSANHVRMVIAGSTAVVSLLIAGFITMWVEINKCWGFNVWLNVCLLQIVGGIFLFVGSLKSNHWLFLPWLLAACIFVYTLAYKSVLYFYNLDGRMLLVIPLFQSIAGFWSYFMYDVFQDFLQMHTSVQMEY is encoded by the exons ATGTTCCGATCGCTGAGTGCCAACCACGTGCGGATGGTCATTGCTGGCTCCACCGCAGTTGTGTCCCTTCTTATAGCGGGATTCATCACCATGTGGGTGGAGATCAATAAGTGCTGGGGATTCAATGTGTGGCTCAACGTTTGCCTGCTGCAGATCGTCGGTGGAATCTTTCTATTCGTCGGTTCCCTAAAG AGTAATCACTGGCTCTTCTTGccctggctgctggctgcatGCATATTTGTCTACACGCTCGCCTACAAGTCCGTCCTGTACTTTTACAATCTGGACGGGAGGATGTTACTTGTAATTCCCCTGTTTCAATCGATTGCAG GTTTCTGGTCCTATTTCATGTACGATGTCTTTCAGGACTTTCTTCAAATGCACACTTCCGTGCAAATGGAGTATTAG
- the LOC122614295 gene encoding uncharacterized protein LOC122614295 isoform X2 produces MFRSLSANHVRMVIAGSTAVVSLLIAGFITMWVEINKCWGFNVWLNVCLLQIVGGIFLFVGSLKVGQIPCFVKE; encoded by the exons ATGTTCCGATCGCTGAGTGCCAACCACGTGCGGATGGTCATTGCTGGCTCCACCGCAGTTGTGTCCCTTCTTATAGCGGGATTCATCACCATGTGGGTGGAGATCAATAAGTGCTGGGGATTCAATGTGTGGCTCAACGTTTGCCTGCTGCAGATCGTCGGTGGAATCTTTCTATTCGTCGGTTCCCTAAAGGTAGGACAAATACCATGCTTTGTAAAAG AGTAA